GCGCGTGCCGGAACCGGCGAAGCAGCTGACGCCGAGGTCGGGCAGCCTGGCGAGCGCGCCGAGATCCGGCGCGAGCGCCGCAACCGCCTGCTCGCTCTCGAGCGCGACGTAGACGTGCAGCGGCCCGTTGCGGTAGGCCTCGACCGGCAGTTGCGAGGAGTCGACGCGTAGCGCGGCCAGCAGTTCGTCGGCGCGCTCGTACGGCGCCCAGCTCGGGATCGGCTGCTGCATCCGGCCGGAGGCGATGCGCCCGTCGTTTCGTTCGAACTCGACGGTGATCACGCCGACGCCGGTCTCGAGCCGGATCACGTCTCCGCGCGCCTGCTCGGCGAGCACCCAGGCGGTCCCGAGCGTCGGGTGCCCAGCAAAGGGCAGCTCGCTGAACGGGGTGAAGATGCGGACCCGCGCGTCGGCGCCGGTCTCGGCGGGAAGCAGGAAGACGGTCTCCGAGAGGTTCATCTCCCTGGCGATCTGCTGCATCCGCTCGGAGGAGATAGCACGGCCAGCGGTGAAGACGGCCAGCGGGTTGCCCTCCAGCGGCGTGTCGGTGAAGACGTCGACGACCACATACGTATGCATAGCCGAAAAGCTATATCGCTATACATCGATGCGTCAAGCGCGCGTGGCCTCTC
The sequence above is a segment of the Actinomycetes bacterium genome. Coding sequences within it:
- a CDS encoding PhzF family phenazine biosynthesis isomerase, producing MHTYVVVDVFTDTPLEGNPLAVFTAGRAISSERMQQIAREMNLSETVFLLPAETGADARVRIFTPFSELPFAGHPTLGTAWVLAEQARGDVIRLETGVGVITVEFERNDGRIASGRMQQPIPSWAPYERADELLAALRVDSSQLPVEAYRNGPLHVYVALESEQAVAALAPDLGALARLPDLGVSCFAGSGTRWKTRMFAPAYGVAEDPATGSAAGPLAVHLARHGRIAFGQEIEIRQGAEIGRPSKLYARAEGEGDRIDKVEVAGSAVVVAHGELLV